One window of the Ictidomys tridecemlineatus isolate mIctTri1 chromosome 11, mIctTri1.hap1, whole genome shotgun sequence genome contains the following:
- the Rps6ka1 gene encoding ribosomal protein S6 kinase alpha-1 isoform X4, translated as MKVLKKATLKVRDRVRTKMERDILADVNHPFVVKLHYAFQTEGKLYLILDFLRGGDLFTRLSKEVMFTEEDVKFYLAELALGLDHLHSLGIIYRDLKPENILLDEEGHIKLTDFGLSKEAIDHEKKAYSFCGTVEYMAPEVVNRQGHTHSADWWSYGVLMFEMLTGSLPFQGKDRKETMTLILKAKLGMPQFLSTEAQSLLRALFKRNPANRLGSGPDGAEEIKRHVFYSTIDWNKLYRREIKPPFKPAVAQPDDTFYFDTEFTSRTPKDSPGIPPSAGAHQLFRGFSFVATGLMEDDGKPRATQAPLHSVVQQLHGKNLVFSDGYVVKETIGVGSYSVCKRCVHKATNMEYAVKVIDKSKRDPSEEIEILLRYGQHPNIITLKDVYDDGKHVYLVTELMRGGELLDKILRQKFFSEREASFVLHTISKTVEYLHSQGVVHRDLKPSNILYVDESGNPECLRICDFGFAKQLRAENGLLMTPCYTANFVAPEVLKRQGYDEGCDIWSLGILLYTMLAGYTPFANGPSDTPEEILTRIGSGKFTLSGGNWNTVSETAKDLVSKMLHVDPHQRLTAKQVLQHPWITQKDKLPQSQLSHQDLQLVKGAMAATYSALNSSKPTPQLKPIESSILAQRRVRKLPSTTL; from the exons ATGAAGGTGCTAAAGAAGGCAACATTGAAAG TGCGTGACCGTGTTCGGACCAAGATGGAGAGAGACATCCTGGCTGATGTAAACCACCCATTTGTGGTGAAACTGCACTATG CCTTCCAGACCGAGGGCAAGCTCTATCTCATTCTGGACTTCCTGCGTGGTGGGGACCTCTTCACACGGCTCTCAAAAGAG GTCATGTTCACAGAGGAGGATGTGAAGTTTTACCTGGCCGAGCTGGCTCTGGGCCTGGACCACCTGCACAGCCTGGGCATCATTTACAGAGACCTCAAGCCTGAGAA CATTCTTCTGGATGAGGAGGGCCACATCAAACTCACTG ACTTCGGCCTGAGCAAGGAGGCTATTGACCACGAGAAGAAGGCCTACTCCTTCTGTGGGACGGTAGAGTACATGGCCCCCGAGGTCGTCAACCGCCAGGGCCACACTCACAGTGCAGATTGGTGGTCTTACGGAGTGTTGATG TTTGAGATGCTGACGGGCTCCCTGCCCTTCCAGGGAAAGGACCGGAAGGAAACCATGACCCTGATTTTGAA GGCAAAGCTAGGCATGCCCCAGTTTCTGAGCACGGAAGCCCAGAGCCTGCTGCGGGCCCTATTCAAGCGGAATCCTGCCAACCGACTCG GCTCCGGCCCGGATGGGGCAGAGGAAATCAAGCGGCATGTCTTCTACTCCACCATCGACTGGAAT AAGCTATACCGTCGTGAGATCAAGCCACCCTTCAAGCCAGCTGTGGCGCAACCTGACGACACCTTCTACTTTGACACTGAGTTCACATCCCGCACACCCAAGG ATTCCCCAGGCATCCCCCCGAGTGCTGGTGCCCACCAGCTGTTCCGTGGCTTCAGCTTCGTGGCCACTGGCCTCATGGAGGACGATGGCAAACCTCGGGCCACACAGGCCCCCCTGCACTCAGTGGTACAG CAACTCCATGGGAAGAACCTGGTTTTCAGTGATGGCTATGTGGTAAAGGAGACGATTGGTGTGGGCTCCTACTCCGTGTGTAAGCGCTGTGTTCACAAGGCCACCAACATGGAGTATGCTGTCAAG GTCATCGATAAGAGCAAGCGGGACCCCTCAGAAGAGATTGAGATTCTCCTGCGGTACGGGCAGCACCCCAACATCATCACCCTGAAAGAC GTGTATGATGATGGCAAACACGTGTACCTGGTGACCGAGCTGATGCGGGGTGGGGAGCTGCTGGACAAGATACTAAGGCAGAAGTTCTTCTCAGAGCGGGAGGCCAGCTTCGTCCTGCACACCATCAGCAAGACTGTGGAGTATCTGCACTCACAGGGG GTTGTGCACAGAGACCTCAAGCCCAGCAACATCCTGTACGTGGACGAGTCTGGGAACCCCGAGTGCCTGCGCATCTGTGACTTTGGCTTCGCCAAGCAGCTGCGGGCTGAGAATGGGCTCCTCATGACGCCTTGCTACACAGCCAACTTCGTGGCGCCCGAG GTGCTGAAGCGCCAGGGCTACGATGAAGGCTGTGACATCTGGAGCCTGGGCATTCTGCTGTACACCATGCTGGCGGG ATACACTCCATTTGCCAACGGACCCAGTGACACCCCAGAGGAGATCCTGACCCGGATCGGCAGTGGGAAGTTCACCCTCAGTGGGGGAAACTGGAACACGGTTTCCGAGACAGCCAAG GACCTGGTGTCCAAGATGCTGCATGTGGACCCCCACCAGCGTCTCACAGCCAAGCAGGTCCTGCAGCACCCATGGATCACCCAGAAAGACAAGCTTCCCCAGAGCCAGCTGTCCCACCAGGACCTGCAGCTTGTGAAG GGAGCCATGGCAGCCACGTACTCCGCGCTCAACAGCTCCAAGCCCACCCCCCAGCTAAAGCCGATCGAGTCATCTATCCTGGCCCAGCGGCGGGTGAGGAAGCTGCCGTCCACCACTCTGTGA
- the Rps6ka1 gene encoding ribosomal protein S6 kinase alpha-1 isoform X3: MQTPADFPRVERDLVSCPRKDEGVLKEISITHHVKAGSEKADPSHFELLKVLGQGSFGKVFLVRKVTRPDSGHLYAMKVLKKATLKVRDRVRTKMERDILADVNHPFVVKLHYAFQTEGKLYLILDFLRGGDLFTRLSKEVMFTEEDVKFYLAELALGLDHLHSLGIIYRDLKPENILLDEEGHIKLTDFGLSKEAIDHEKKAYSFCGTVEYMAPEVVNRQGHTHSADWWSYGVLMFEMLTGSLPFQGKDRKETMTLILKAKLGMPQFLSTEAQSLLRALFKRNPANRLGSGPDGAEEIKRHVFYSTIDWNKLYRREIKPPFKPAVAQPDDTFYFDTEFTSRTPKDSPGIPPSAGAHQLFRGFSFVATGLMEDDGKPRATQAPLHSVVQQLHGKNLVFSDGYVVKETIGVGSYSVCKRCVHKATNMEYAVKVIDKSKRDPSEEIEILLRYGQHPNIITLKDVYDDGKHVYLVTELMRGGELLDKILRQKFFSEREASFVLHTISKTVEYLHSQGVVHRDLKPSNILYVDESGNPECLRICDFGFAKQLRAENGLLMTPCYTANFVAPEVLKRQGYDEGCDIWSLGILLYTMLAGYTPFANGPSDTPEEILTRIGSGKFTLSGGNWNTVSETAKDLVSKMLHVDPHQRLTAKQVLQHPWITQKDKLPQSQLSHQDLQLVKGAMAATYSALNSSKPTPQLKPIESSILAQRRVRKLPSTTL; this comes from the exons ATGCAGACCCCAGCAGATTTCCCCAGGGTTGAGAGAGACCTGGTCTCCTGTCCCAGGAAG GATGAGGGCGTCCTCAAGGAGATCTCCATCACACACCACGTTAAGGCTGGCTCCGAGAAGGCCGATCCATCCCATTTTGAGCTCCTCAAGGTTCTGGGCCAGGGATCTTTTGGCAAA GTCTTCCTAGTGCGCAAGGTCACCCGGCCGGACAGTGGGCACCTGTATGCCATGAAGGTGCTAAAGAAGGCAACATTGAAAG TGCGTGACCGTGTTCGGACCAAGATGGAGAGAGACATCCTGGCTGATGTAAACCACCCATTTGTGGTGAAACTGCACTATG CCTTCCAGACCGAGGGCAAGCTCTATCTCATTCTGGACTTCCTGCGTGGTGGGGACCTCTTCACACGGCTCTCAAAAGAG GTCATGTTCACAGAGGAGGATGTGAAGTTTTACCTGGCCGAGCTGGCTCTGGGCCTGGACCACCTGCACAGCCTGGGCATCATTTACAGAGACCTCAAGCCTGAGAA CATTCTTCTGGATGAGGAGGGCCACATCAAACTCACTG ACTTCGGCCTGAGCAAGGAGGCTATTGACCACGAGAAGAAGGCCTACTCCTTCTGTGGGACGGTAGAGTACATGGCCCCCGAGGTCGTCAACCGCCAGGGCCACACTCACAGTGCAGATTGGTGGTCTTACGGAGTGTTGATG TTTGAGATGCTGACGGGCTCCCTGCCCTTCCAGGGAAAGGACCGGAAGGAAACCATGACCCTGATTTTGAA GGCAAAGCTAGGCATGCCCCAGTTTCTGAGCACGGAAGCCCAGAGCCTGCTGCGGGCCCTATTCAAGCGGAATCCTGCCAACCGACTCG GCTCCGGCCCGGATGGGGCAGAGGAAATCAAGCGGCATGTCTTCTACTCCACCATCGACTGGAAT AAGCTATACCGTCGTGAGATCAAGCCACCCTTCAAGCCAGCTGTGGCGCAACCTGACGACACCTTCTACTTTGACACTGAGTTCACATCCCGCACACCCAAGG ATTCCCCAGGCATCCCCCCGAGTGCTGGTGCCCACCAGCTGTTCCGTGGCTTCAGCTTCGTGGCCACTGGCCTCATGGAGGACGATGGCAAACCTCGGGCCACACAGGCCCCCCTGCACTCAGTGGTACAG CAACTCCATGGGAAGAACCTGGTTTTCAGTGATGGCTATGTGGTAAAGGAGACGATTGGTGTGGGCTCCTACTCCGTGTGTAAGCGCTGTGTTCACAAGGCCACCAACATGGAGTATGCTGTCAAG GTCATCGATAAGAGCAAGCGGGACCCCTCAGAAGAGATTGAGATTCTCCTGCGGTACGGGCAGCACCCCAACATCATCACCCTGAAAGAC GTGTATGATGATGGCAAACACGTGTACCTGGTGACCGAGCTGATGCGGGGTGGGGAGCTGCTGGACAAGATACTAAGGCAGAAGTTCTTCTCAGAGCGGGAGGCCAGCTTCGTCCTGCACACCATCAGCAAGACTGTGGAGTATCTGCACTCACAGGGG GTTGTGCACAGAGACCTCAAGCCCAGCAACATCCTGTACGTGGACGAGTCTGGGAACCCCGAGTGCCTGCGCATCTGTGACTTTGGCTTCGCCAAGCAGCTGCGGGCTGAGAATGGGCTCCTCATGACGCCTTGCTACACAGCCAACTTCGTGGCGCCCGAG GTGCTGAAGCGCCAGGGCTACGATGAAGGCTGTGACATCTGGAGCCTGGGCATTCTGCTGTACACCATGCTGGCGGG ATACACTCCATTTGCCAACGGACCCAGTGACACCCCAGAGGAGATCCTGACCCGGATCGGCAGTGGGAAGTTCACCCTCAGTGGGGGAAACTGGAACACGGTTTCCGAGACAGCCAAG GACCTGGTGTCCAAGATGCTGCATGTGGACCCCCACCAGCGTCTCACAGCCAAGCAGGTCCTGCAGCACCCATGGATCACCCAGAAAGACAAGCTTCCCCAGAGCCAGCTGTCCCACCAGGACCTGCAGCTTGTGAAG GGAGCCATGGCAGCCACGTACTCCGCGCTCAACAGCTCCAAGCCCACCCCCCAGCTAAAGCCGATCGAGTCATCTATCCTGGCCCAGCGGCGGGTGAGGAAGCTGCCGTCCACCACTCTGTGA
- the Rps6ka1 gene encoding ribosomal protein S6 kinase alpha-1 isoform X2, which translates to MPLAQLKEPWPLMELVPLDPENGQASGEEAGLQLSKDEGVLKEISITHHVKAGSEKADPSHFELLKVLGQGSFGKVFLVRKVTRPDSGHLYAMKVLKKATLKVRDRVRTKMERDILADVNHPFVVKLHYAFQTEGKLYLILDFLRGGDLFTRLSKEVMFTEEDVKFYLAELALGLDHLHSLGIIYRDLKPENILLDEEGHIKLTDFGLSKEAIDHEKKAYSFCGTVEYMAPEVVNRQGHTHSADWWSYGVLMFEMLTGSLPFQGKDRKETMTLILKAKLGMPQFLSTEAQSLLRALFKRNPANRLGSGPDGAEEIKRHVFYSTIDWNKLYRREIKPPFKPAVAQPDDTFYFDTEFTSRTPKDSPGIPPSAGAHQLFRGFSFVATGLMEDDGKPRATQAPLHSVVQQLHGKNLVFSDGYVVKETIGVGSYSVCKRCVHKATNMEYAVKVIDKSKRDPSEEIEILLRYGQHPNIITLKDVYDDGKHVYLVTELMRGGELLDKILRQKFFSEREASFVLHTISKTVEYLHSQGVVHRDLKPSNILYVDESGNPECLRICDFGFAKQLRAENGLLMTPCYTANFVAPEVLKRQGYDEGCDIWSLGILLYTMLAGYTPFANGPSDTPEEILTRIGSGKFTLSGGNWNTVSETAKDLVSKMLHVDPHQRLTAKQVLQHPWITQKDKLPQSQLSHQDLQLVKGAMAATYSALNSSKPTPQLKPIESSILAQRRVRKLPSTTL; encoded by the exons ATGCCGCTCGCCCAGCTCAAGGAGCCCTGGCCGCTCATGGAGCTGGTGCCGCTGGACCCGGAG AATGGACAGGCCTCAGGGGAAGAAGCTGGACTTCAGCTGTCCAAG GATGAGGGCGTCCTCAAGGAGATCTCCATCACACACCACGTTAAGGCTGGCTCCGAGAAGGCCGATCCATCCCATTTTGAGCTCCTCAAGGTTCTGGGCCAGGGATCTTTTGGCAAA GTCTTCCTAGTGCGCAAGGTCACCCGGCCGGACAGTGGGCACCTGTATGCCATGAAGGTGCTAAAGAAGGCAACATTGAAAG TGCGTGACCGTGTTCGGACCAAGATGGAGAGAGACATCCTGGCTGATGTAAACCACCCATTTGTGGTGAAACTGCACTATG CCTTCCAGACCGAGGGCAAGCTCTATCTCATTCTGGACTTCCTGCGTGGTGGGGACCTCTTCACACGGCTCTCAAAAGAG GTCATGTTCACAGAGGAGGATGTGAAGTTTTACCTGGCCGAGCTGGCTCTGGGCCTGGACCACCTGCACAGCCTGGGCATCATTTACAGAGACCTCAAGCCTGAGAA CATTCTTCTGGATGAGGAGGGCCACATCAAACTCACTG ACTTCGGCCTGAGCAAGGAGGCTATTGACCACGAGAAGAAGGCCTACTCCTTCTGTGGGACGGTAGAGTACATGGCCCCCGAGGTCGTCAACCGCCAGGGCCACACTCACAGTGCAGATTGGTGGTCTTACGGAGTGTTGATG TTTGAGATGCTGACGGGCTCCCTGCCCTTCCAGGGAAAGGACCGGAAGGAAACCATGACCCTGATTTTGAA GGCAAAGCTAGGCATGCCCCAGTTTCTGAGCACGGAAGCCCAGAGCCTGCTGCGGGCCCTATTCAAGCGGAATCCTGCCAACCGACTCG GCTCCGGCCCGGATGGGGCAGAGGAAATCAAGCGGCATGTCTTCTACTCCACCATCGACTGGAAT AAGCTATACCGTCGTGAGATCAAGCCACCCTTCAAGCCAGCTGTGGCGCAACCTGACGACACCTTCTACTTTGACACTGAGTTCACATCCCGCACACCCAAGG ATTCCCCAGGCATCCCCCCGAGTGCTGGTGCCCACCAGCTGTTCCGTGGCTTCAGCTTCGTGGCCACTGGCCTCATGGAGGACGATGGCAAACCTCGGGCCACACAGGCCCCCCTGCACTCAGTGGTACAG CAACTCCATGGGAAGAACCTGGTTTTCAGTGATGGCTATGTGGTAAAGGAGACGATTGGTGTGGGCTCCTACTCCGTGTGTAAGCGCTGTGTTCACAAGGCCACCAACATGGAGTATGCTGTCAAG GTCATCGATAAGAGCAAGCGGGACCCCTCAGAAGAGATTGAGATTCTCCTGCGGTACGGGCAGCACCCCAACATCATCACCCTGAAAGAC GTGTATGATGATGGCAAACACGTGTACCTGGTGACCGAGCTGATGCGGGGTGGGGAGCTGCTGGACAAGATACTAAGGCAGAAGTTCTTCTCAGAGCGGGAGGCCAGCTTCGTCCTGCACACCATCAGCAAGACTGTGGAGTATCTGCACTCACAGGGG GTTGTGCACAGAGACCTCAAGCCCAGCAACATCCTGTACGTGGACGAGTCTGGGAACCCCGAGTGCCTGCGCATCTGTGACTTTGGCTTCGCCAAGCAGCTGCGGGCTGAGAATGGGCTCCTCATGACGCCTTGCTACACAGCCAACTTCGTGGCGCCCGAG GTGCTGAAGCGCCAGGGCTACGATGAAGGCTGTGACATCTGGAGCCTGGGCATTCTGCTGTACACCATGCTGGCGGG ATACACTCCATTTGCCAACGGACCCAGTGACACCCCAGAGGAGATCCTGACCCGGATCGGCAGTGGGAAGTTCACCCTCAGTGGGGGAAACTGGAACACGGTTTCCGAGACAGCCAAG GACCTGGTGTCCAAGATGCTGCATGTGGACCCCCACCAGCGTCTCACAGCCAAGCAGGTCCTGCAGCACCCATGGATCACCCAGAAAGACAAGCTTCCCCAGAGCCAGCTGTCCCACCAGGACCTGCAGCTTGTGAAG GGAGCCATGGCAGCCACGTACTCCGCGCTCAACAGCTCCAAGCCCACCCCCCAGCTAAAGCCGATCGAGTCATCTATCCTGGCCCAGCGGCGGGTGAGGAAGCTGCCGTCCACCACTCTGTGA
- the Rps6ka1 gene encoding ribosomal protein S6 kinase alpha-1 isoform X1, with the protein MEQDPKPPRLRLWALLPWLPRKQRPRIGQTSLPAHGPGSGPQRDLDEGVLKEISITHHVKAGSEKADPSHFELLKVLGQGSFGKVFLVRKVTRPDSGHLYAMKVLKKATLKVRDRVRTKMERDILADVNHPFVVKLHYAFQTEGKLYLILDFLRGGDLFTRLSKEVMFTEEDVKFYLAELALGLDHLHSLGIIYRDLKPENILLDEEGHIKLTDFGLSKEAIDHEKKAYSFCGTVEYMAPEVVNRQGHTHSADWWSYGVLMFEMLTGSLPFQGKDRKETMTLILKAKLGMPQFLSTEAQSLLRALFKRNPANRLGSGPDGAEEIKRHVFYSTIDWNKLYRREIKPPFKPAVAQPDDTFYFDTEFTSRTPKDSPGIPPSAGAHQLFRGFSFVATGLMEDDGKPRATQAPLHSVVQQLHGKNLVFSDGYVVKETIGVGSYSVCKRCVHKATNMEYAVKVIDKSKRDPSEEIEILLRYGQHPNIITLKDVYDDGKHVYLVTELMRGGELLDKILRQKFFSEREASFVLHTISKTVEYLHSQGVVHRDLKPSNILYVDESGNPECLRICDFGFAKQLRAENGLLMTPCYTANFVAPEVLKRQGYDEGCDIWSLGILLYTMLAGYTPFANGPSDTPEEILTRIGSGKFTLSGGNWNTVSETAKDLVSKMLHVDPHQRLTAKQVLQHPWITQKDKLPQSQLSHQDLQLVKGAMAATYSALNSSKPTPQLKPIESSILAQRRVRKLPSTTL; encoded by the exons ATGGAGCAGGATCCCAAGCCGCCCCGATTGcggctctgggccctgctcccctggctgCCCAGGAAGCAGCGGCCCAGGATCGGCCAGACCTCTCTGCCTGCCCATGGCCCTGGCTCTGGTCCCCAGCGGGACTTG GATGAGGGCGTCCTCAAGGAGATCTCCATCACACACCACGTTAAGGCTGGCTCCGAGAAGGCCGATCCATCCCATTTTGAGCTCCTCAAGGTTCTGGGCCAGGGATCTTTTGGCAAA GTCTTCCTAGTGCGCAAGGTCACCCGGCCGGACAGTGGGCACCTGTATGCCATGAAGGTGCTAAAGAAGGCAACATTGAAAG TGCGTGACCGTGTTCGGACCAAGATGGAGAGAGACATCCTGGCTGATGTAAACCACCCATTTGTGGTGAAACTGCACTATG CCTTCCAGACCGAGGGCAAGCTCTATCTCATTCTGGACTTCCTGCGTGGTGGGGACCTCTTCACACGGCTCTCAAAAGAG GTCATGTTCACAGAGGAGGATGTGAAGTTTTACCTGGCCGAGCTGGCTCTGGGCCTGGACCACCTGCACAGCCTGGGCATCATTTACAGAGACCTCAAGCCTGAGAA CATTCTTCTGGATGAGGAGGGCCACATCAAACTCACTG ACTTCGGCCTGAGCAAGGAGGCTATTGACCACGAGAAGAAGGCCTACTCCTTCTGTGGGACGGTAGAGTACATGGCCCCCGAGGTCGTCAACCGCCAGGGCCACACTCACAGTGCAGATTGGTGGTCTTACGGAGTGTTGATG TTTGAGATGCTGACGGGCTCCCTGCCCTTCCAGGGAAAGGACCGGAAGGAAACCATGACCCTGATTTTGAA GGCAAAGCTAGGCATGCCCCAGTTTCTGAGCACGGAAGCCCAGAGCCTGCTGCGGGCCCTATTCAAGCGGAATCCTGCCAACCGACTCG GCTCCGGCCCGGATGGGGCAGAGGAAATCAAGCGGCATGTCTTCTACTCCACCATCGACTGGAAT AAGCTATACCGTCGTGAGATCAAGCCACCCTTCAAGCCAGCTGTGGCGCAACCTGACGACACCTTCTACTTTGACACTGAGTTCACATCCCGCACACCCAAGG ATTCCCCAGGCATCCCCCCGAGTGCTGGTGCCCACCAGCTGTTCCGTGGCTTCAGCTTCGTGGCCACTGGCCTCATGGAGGACGATGGCAAACCTCGGGCCACACAGGCCCCCCTGCACTCAGTGGTACAG CAACTCCATGGGAAGAACCTGGTTTTCAGTGATGGCTATGTGGTAAAGGAGACGATTGGTGTGGGCTCCTACTCCGTGTGTAAGCGCTGTGTTCACAAGGCCACCAACATGGAGTATGCTGTCAAG GTCATCGATAAGAGCAAGCGGGACCCCTCAGAAGAGATTGAGATTCTCCTGCGGTACGGGCAGCACCCCAACATCATCACCCTGAAAGAC GTGTATGATGATGGCAAACACGTGTACCTGGTGACCGAGCTGATGCGGGGTGGGGAGCTGCTGGACAAGATACTAAGGCAGAAGTTCTTCTCAGAGCGGGAGGCCAGCTTCGTCCTGCACACCATCAGCAAGACTGTGGAGTATCTGCACTCACAGGGG GTTGTGCACAGAGACCTCAAGCCCAGCAACATCCTGTACGTGGACGAGTCTGGGAACCCCGAGTGCCTGCGCATCTGTGACTTTGGCTTCGCCAAGCAGCTGCGGGCTGAGAATGGGCTCCTCATGACGCCTTGCTACACAGCCAACTTCGTGGCGCCCGAG GTGCTGAAGCGCCAGGGCTACGATGAAGGCTGTGACATCTGGAGCCTGGGCATTCTGCTGTACACCATGCTGGCGGG ATACACTCCATTTGCCAACGGACCCAGTGACACCCCAGAGGAGATCCTGACCCGGATCGGCAGTGGGAAGTTCACCCTCAGTGGGGGAAACTGGAACACGGTTTCCGAGACAGCCAAG GACCTGGTGTCCAAGATGCTGCATGTGGACCCCCACCAGCGTCTCACAGCCAAGCAGGTCCTGCAGCACCCATGGATCACCCAGAAAGACAAGCTTCCCCAGAGCCAGCTGTCCCACCAGGACCTGCAGCTTGTGAAG GGAGCCATGGCAGCCACGTACTCCGCGCTCAACAGCTCCAAGCCCACCCCCCAGCTAAAGCCGATCGAGTCATCTATCCTGGCCCAGCGGCGGGTGAGGAAGCTGCCGTCCACCACTCTGTGA